One Bacteroidota bacterium DNA segment encodes these proteins:
- a CDS encoding 2-C-methyl-D-erythritol 4-phosphate cytidylyltransferase, with product MTEIPIKKYVIIVAGGHGTRMNSAVPKQFMKLDGRPVLMHTITKFSECGLDPEIIVALPSAQIDYWNQLCQEYKFNTPIKIVEGGETRYDSVKNALQHITEPGLIAVHDAVRPLVSTKTILAVYRHAEMYGNAVPAIPLNDSIRKIESGKSMAVDRSRYCVIQTPQCFSSAILKKAYQKEYKTTFTDDASIVESCGEQVHLIDGTPENIKITNPQDLILAETIMKIKPVAVVK from the coding sequence ATGACAGAGATCCCGATAAAAAAATACGTTATTATAGTAGCCGGAGGTCATGGAACACGAATGAATTCAGCGGTTCCGAAACAGTTCATGAAACTTGATGGAAGACCGGTGTTAATGCACACTATCACTAAGTTCAGCGAATGCGGTCTTGATCCCGAAATTATAGTTGCCTTACCCTCTGCTCAGATCGACTATTGGAATCAGCTTTGCCAGGAATATAAATTCAATACTCCTATAAAAATAGTTGAAGGCGGGGAAACCCGTTACGATTCTGTAAAAAATGCTTTGCAGCATATTACCGAACCGGGACTTATTGCTGTACATGATGCGGTTCGTCCTCTTGTAAGCACTAAAACTATCCTGGCGGTATATCGCCATGCGGAGATGTATGGTAATGCTGTGCCTGCAATTCCACTCAACGATTCCATCCGGAAGATCGAATCAGGTAAAAGTATGGCTGTTGATCGCTCACGTTATTGTGTAATTCAAACACCCCAATGTTTTAGTTCTGCGATACTGAAAAAAGCGTACCAAAAGGAATACAAAACCACATTTACCGATGATGCTTCGATTGTTGAATCCTGCGGAGAACAAGTTCACCTGATCGATGGTACCCCTGAAAATATTAAGATCACCAATCCACAGGATCTGATTCTTGCTGAAACGATCATGAAGATCAAACCCGTGGCGGTTGTTAAGTAA